A single region of the Syntrophotaleaceae bacterium genome encodes:
- a CDS encoding pitrilysin family protein — MFQKTVLDNGIRILTQKLPAAHSAAVGFWVESGSRHEKEGQGGISHFVEHLLFKGTSRRTAQDIAKEIDSVGGVLNAFTSQEYSCFYAKVAGRKLPLALDLLNDILLHSVFDLDEIEKERRVILQEILMVEDTPDELVHELFFHALWPDHPLGRPILGTLESVKNLDRKALRNLLKNHYCGSNILVCAAGNVNHDDVVSEIRRGFDKLPPGKKILTSPPKTVRHTVRTQKKELEQVHICLGSTALPQGHPDRYACQLLNTALGGSMSSRLFQKLREQRGLAYSVYSYLNSYSDSGALIIYAGTSPEDAPHACGIILKELHQITEHPLSAEELTAAKEHLKGQFLLSLENTENHMTRLARNELYFGRLLGTEEVLERIDKVGSEDILRLAAEIFQDKSLSLQMVGRVDEKDFPLLDLTLGGD, encoded by the coding sequence ATGTTTCAGAAAACCGTTCTCGATAACGGCATCCGTATTCTTACCCAGAAGCTGCCGGCCGCCCATTCGGCAGCCGTCGGCTTCTGGGTTGAAAGCGGGTCACGCCATGAAAAGGAGGGGCAGGGGGGGATATCCCATTTTGTCGAACACCTCCTTTTCAAGGGGACCAGCCGACGCACTGCTCAGGATATTGCCAAGGAGATAGACTCCGTCGGCGGTGTCCTCAACGCCTTTACCAGCCAGGAATACAGCTGCTTCTATGCAAAGGTGGCCGGCCGGAAATTGCCCCTGGCCCTCGACCTGCTGAACGATATCCTGCTCCATTCGGTTTTCGATCTCGACGAGATTGAAAAGGAACGGCGGGTGATCCTCCAGGAGATTCTGATGGTGGAGGATACACCCGACGAACTGGTTCACGAGCTCTTTTTCCATGCCCTGTGGCCCGACCACCCTCTCGGCCGGCCCATTCTGGGCACTCTTGAGAGCGTCAAGAACCTCGATCGCAAGGCACTGCGCAATCTGCTGAAAAATCATTATTGCGGCAGCAACATCTTGGTCTGTGCAGCAGGCAATGTAAATCATGATGATGTCGTCTCCGAAATTCGTCGGGGTTTCGACAAGCTGCCCCCTGGTAAAAAAATTCTGACTTCGCCGCCCAAAACGGTTCGGCATACGGTCAGAACCCAAAAGAAGGAGCTCGAACAGGTTCACATCTGTCTCGGTTCGACGGCCCTGCCGCAAGGGCATCCCGACCGTTACGCCTGTCAGCTGCTCAATACAGCTCTCGGCGGCAGCATGAGCTCCAGACTTTTTCAGAAACTGCGGGAACAACGGGGGCTTGCCTATTCGGTCTACAGCTATCTCAACAGCTATTCCGACTCCGGAGCCCTGATCATTTACGCCGGCACTTCCCCCGAGGATGCTCCTCATGCCTGCGGGATCATCCTCAAGGAACTGCACCAGATAACCGAACATCCCCTGTCGGCAGAAGAACTCACCGCCGCCAAGGAGCATTTGAAGGGGCAATTCCTTCTCTCCCTGGAAAATACCGAAAATCATATGACCCGGCTGGCCAGAAACGAACTCTATTTCGGCCGGCTTCTGGGTACGGAAGAGGTTCTGGAGCGGATTGACAAGGTCGGAAGCGAAGATATCCTGCGTCTTGCTGCAGAAATTTTCCAGGATAAGTCGCTCTCTCTGCAAATGGTGGGAAGGGTGGATGAAAAAGATTTCCCACTTCTGGATCTGACCCTGGGAGGCGACTGA
- the dut gene encoding dUTP diphosphatase gives MNELVVDIKLLREAALIPAYMTDFAAGMDLCACLEQPCHLSPGNRTLVPTGVALAIPPGYEGQIRPRSGLALKEGLTLVNSPGTIDADYRGEIGIILINHGQETVVIQPGQRIAQIVFSPVLRASLRPVDELEVTDRNHGGFGHTG, from the coding sequence ATGAACGAACTGGTTGTCGACATCAAACTGCTGCGCGAAGCCGCCCTTATTCCGGCCTACATGACCGATTTCGCCGCGGGGATGGACCTCTGCGCCTGCCTGGAACAGCCCTGTCATCTCTCTCCCGGAAATCGCACGCTGGTTCCGACGGGAGTGGCCCTGGCGATACCTCCGGGTTATGAGGGTCAGATCAGACCCCGTTCCGGCCTGGCCCTGAAAGAAGGACTGACCCTGGTCAATTCCCCCGGCACCATCGATGCCGACTACCGGGGGGAGATCGGCATCATTCTGATCAATCATGGGCAGGAAACCGTTGTCATCCAACCGGGGCAGCGGATCGCCCAGATCGTTTTTTCTCCGGTCCTTCGCGCCTCCCTCCGGCCTGTTGATGAACTGGAAGTGACCGACCGCAACCATGGAGGGTTCGGTCATACCGGCTGA
- a CDS encoding L-threonylcarbamoyladenylate synthase, translated as MLLSLNPENPQLRLINRIVDCLKQGGVIAYPTDTIYGLGCDIFNKKGVKRLYQLKQRDPRKPFSFICADLSDISNYAQVSNFSFKIMKRYLPGPYTFILEATRIVPDILTTRQKTVGIRIPANPIALSIVQNLGHPLVTTSVNVSGEEPYYDPAQIEADLGKQLDIVVDGGIVMGEPSTVISLVEDRIEVLRQGSGSTSWIHQL; from the coding sequence ATGCTTTTATCCCTGAACCCTGAAAATCCCCAACTGCGCCTGATCAACCGCATCGTCGACTGTCTCAAACAGGGCGGTGTCATTGCCTATCCCACCGATACCATCTATGGATTGGGATGCGATATTTTCAATAAAAAAGGGGTTAAAAGGTTGTATCAGCTCAAGCAGCGAGATCCCCGCAAGCCCTTCTCATTTATCTGTGCCGACCTTTCCGATATTTCCAACTATGCCCAGGTCAGCAATTTTTCCTTCAAGATCATGAAGCGTTATCTTCCCGGACCCTATACCTTTATCCTGGAAGCGACCCGAATTGTTCCCGATATTCTCACCACCCGGCAAAAAACGGTAGGGATCCGGATTCCCGCAAACCCCATTGCCCTGAGCATTGTTCAAAACCTCGGTCATCCCCTGGTTACCACCAGCGTCAATGTCAGCGGTGAAGAACCTTACTACGATCCCGCCCAGATCGAAGCCGATCTCGGGAAGCAGCTTGATATCGTCGTCGACGGAGGAATTGTCATGGGAGAACCCTCCACCGTCATCAGCCTTGTCGAGGACCGGATCGAAGTGCTTCGCCAGGGCAGCGGCAGCACGTCCTGGATTCATCAACTCTAG
- the ltrA gene encoding group II intron reverse transcriptase/maturase has translation MTIEEAEALVEISGAAPEGSDRKSQEYGTGASNVTACREPSWTEAETRLMEEVVSRGNMMAAYDRVVGNKGAPGIDGMQVGELKGYLVKEWPRIKEDLLNGSYQPQPVRKVEIPKPGGGVRMLGIPTVLDRLIQQALHQELMRLFDTGFSDSSYGFRPGRSAHQAVQAARRHVAEGRRWVVDIDLEKFFDRVGHDVLMARVARKVKDPRVLRLIRRYLRAGVLEGGIVSPRVEGTPQGGPLSPLLSNILLDEFDKELERRGHAFCRYADDCNIYVRSRQSAERVMASLIQFLEQRLKLKVNRVKSAVGRPWERTFLGYRMTFHKKPRLKVAEGSVKRFKANLRELFRRGRGHSLKRVIEESTPKLRGWIAYFRLAEVKGIFEELDSWVRRKLRCILWRQWKRSFTRARNLMRRGLSELRAWRSAQNGRGPWWNAGASHMHDAFRKSFFDKLGLICLVDSLRRFQSAL, from the coding sequence ATGACGATCGAAGAAGCAGAAGCCCTGGTTGAGATATCAGGGGCCGCGCCCGAGGGTAGCGACCGGAAGTCGCAAGAGTATGGCACAGGTGCGTCAAACGTCACGGCATGCCGGGAACCGTCCTGGACGGAAGCGGAGACGCGGCTGATGGAAGAGGTTGTCAGTCGCGGCAACATGATGGCGGCCTACGACCGGGTGGTTGGCAACAAGGGAGCCCCCGGCATCGACGGGATGCAGGTGGGTGAGCTGAAAGGCTACCTGGTCAAGGAATGGCCGCGCATCAAGGAGGACCTGCTGAACGGAAGCTACCAGCCCCAACCGGTGCGGAAGGTCGAGATACCCAAGCCCGGCGGCGGGGTGCGCATGCTCGGCATTCCCACGGTGCTGGACCGGCTCATTCAGCAGGCGCTGCATCAGGAGCTGATGCGGCTGTTCGATACCGGATTCTCCGATAGCTCCTACGGGTTTCGGCCCGGACGGAGCGCCCACCAGGCGGTACAAGCAGCCCGCAGGCATGTGGCCGAAGGGCGGCGGTGGGTGGTCGATATCGACCTGGAGAAGTTCTTCGACCGGGTCGGACACGACGTGCTTATGGCACGAGTGGCCCGCAAGGTCAAAGACCCCCGTGTACTGCGACTGATCCGCAGATACCTGAGGGCCGGAGTGCTCGAAGGGGGGATCGTCTCGCCACGGGTGGAAGGGACGCCGCAAGGCGGCCCGCTCTCGCCGCTGTTGTCGAACATCCTGCTTGACGAGTTCGACAAGGAACTGGAGAGGCGCGGCCACGCCTTCTGCCGTTATGCCGATGATTGCAACATTTACGTGCGCAGTCGGCAATCGGCGGAGCGGGTCATGGCTTCGCTGATCCAGTTTCTCGAACAGCGGCTGAAACTCAAGGTCAACCGCGTCAAAAGCGCCGTTGGCCGCCCCTGGGAGAGAACCTTTCTGGGTTACAGGATGACCTTTCACAAGAAACCGCGGCTCAAGGTGGCTGAAGGCTCTGTGAAACGGTTCAAGGCCAACCTCAGAGAGCTCTTTCGTCGGGGAAGGGGACACAGCCTCAAACGGGTCATCGAAGAGTCCACCCCGAAACTGCGGGGATGGATCGCCTACTTTCGGCTGGCGGAAGTCAAAGGCATCTTCGAAGAACTGGATAGCTGGGTCAGGCGGAAACTACGCTGCATTCTGTGGCGGCAGTGGAAGCGCTCTTTTACGCGGGCCAGGAATTTGATGCGGCGGGGATTGTCGGAACTCAGAGCATGGAGGTCGGCTCAAAACGGGCGAGGCCCCTGGTGGAATGCAGGAGCCTCGCACATGCACGATGCGTTTCGAAAATCCTTCTTCGATAAACTGGGGCTGATCTGCTTGGTAGACAGTCTCAGACGCTTTCAGAGTGCTTTGTGA
- a CDS encoding Na/Pi cotransporter family protein, whose protein sequence is MPAFFNQAMVFGLLGGLGLFLFGMKIMSEGLQKVAGDRMRKILTALTNNRIIGTLVGLAVTAIIQSSSATTVMVVGFVNAGLMTLTQSIGVVLGANIGTTITAQLLAFKITQYALPAIGLGTGLKLFSKSRQWSYVGEILLGFGILFFGLATMKEAFDPIKDSVEFQNFFLMVGDNHLLAVLLGALLTIFVQSSSATIGITLALATAGLISFEASVALILGENIGTTVTANLAAIGTNRVARRTALAHFLINFLGVGYMLLLFPVFLDFVNHITPEDADFVVQSVAEAEKLGVVLGDKPFIARHIANTHTLFNIINTLIFLPLVGVLCRLTTLLIPGKEEASEFHLKYLDNRVLNTPPIAYGQARSETRRMAQITLEMFQETLAIFPHIDEKRLVHLEKMEEIVDLLQKEITDFLVALSQQSITRQMSQDVAAMMHMANDLERIGDHCENLCKLFVKRKQQKISFSESAVEEIMELAEKIREYLAFTIDALEREDRSIGEKSFFLLGVIDNLEENLRNNHIARLNTGECAVNQGLLFIDILHHFAKIGDHTFNVTKALSRSA, encoded by the coding sequence TTGCCTGCGTTTTTCAATCAAGCGATGGTGTTCGGCCTGCTGGGGGGGCTCGGACTTTTCCTGTTCGGCATGAAAATCATGTCGGAAGGGCTGCAGAAGGTGGCAGGGGATCGGATGCGGAAGATCCTCACCGCCCTAACCAACAACCGGATCATTGGTACCCTCGTCGGGTTAGCCGTGACCGCCATTATCCAGTCCTCCAGTGCCACGACCGTCATGGTGGTCGGCTTCGTCAACGCCGGTCTCATGACCCTGACTCAATCGATCGGAGTCGTTCTGGGTGCCAACATCGGCACCACCATCACGGCCCAGTTGCTGGCCTTCAAGATCACCCAGTACGCACTCCCCGCCATCGGTCTTGGGACCGGGCTGAAGCTTTTTTCCAAAAGCAGGCAATGGAGCTACGTTGGCGAAATCCTGCTCGGCTTCGGCATCCTCTTCTTCGGCCTCGCCACTATGAAAGAGGCCTTCGATCCGATCAAGGACAGCGTCGAGTTTCAGAATTTTTTCCTTATGGTCGGCGACAATCATCTCCTCGCCGTCCTCCTCGGCGCCCTGCTGACCATATTTGTTCAGAGCAGCAGCGCCACCATCGGCATCACGCTCGCCCTGGCCACGGCAGGTCTGATCTCCTTTGAAGCGAGCGTCGCACTCATTCTGGGTGAAAATATCGGCACCACCGTTACCGCCAATCTTGCCGCAATAGGCACCAACCGGGTTGCACGCCGTACCGCCCTCGCTCATTTTCTTATCAATTTCCTTGGCGTCGGCTACATGCTTTTGCTGTTTCCGGTGTTTCTGGACTTCGTCAACCATATCACCCCGGAGGATGCCGATTTTGTCGTACAGTCAGTCGCCGAAGCCGAAAAGCTGGGTGTCGTTTTGGGCGATAAACCCTTTATTGCCCGACACATCGCCAATACCCATACCCTTTTCAATATTATAAATACACTCATTTTCCTGCCTCTTGTGGGGGTTTTGTGCCGGCTGACCACCCTGCTCATTCCCGGCAAAGAGGAAGCCTCGGAATTTCATCTCAAGTACCTCGACAACCGGGTGCTCAACACTCCTCCCATCGCTTATGGACAGGCCCGTTCTGAGACCCGGCGTATGGCTCAGATCACCCTCGAGATGTTCCAGGAAACCTTGGCCATTTTTCCACACATCGATGAAAAAAGGCTGGTACACCTTGAGAAAATGGAAGAGATTGTCGACCTGCTGCAGAAGGAAATCACCGACTTTCTTGTCGCCCTGTCCCAGCAGTCGATTACCAGGCAGATGTCTCAGGATGTCGCCGCGATGATGCACATGGCCAACGATCTGGAGAGGATAGGGGACCACTGCGAGAATCTCTGCAAACTCTTTGTCAAACGGAAACAACAAAAGATCTCCTTCTCTGAAAGCGCTGTCGAGGAGATCATGGAACTGGCCGAAAAGATCAGGGAATATCTGGCTTTCACTATCGATGCCCTGGAAAGGGAAGATCGTTCCATCGGCGAGAAATCCTTTTTCCTCCTGGGGGTTATCGACAATCTCGAGGAAAACCTGCGGAACAACCACATCGCCCGCCTTAATACGGGCGAGTGTGCCGTCAACCAGGGATTGCTCTTCATCGACATCCTCCATCACTTCGCCAAGATCGGCGATCACACCTTTAACGTCACCAAAGCCCTTTCCCGATCGGCCTGA